A region of Frederiksenia canicola DNA encodes the following proteins:
- the ispA gene encoding (2E,6E)-farnesyl diphosphate synthase, producing the protein MVKFSQELTACQARVNHFLEQQLHNYEQAGSPLVEAMAYAVLLGGKRVRPFLIYATGKMLGVPLDKLDHSAAAMEAIHAYSLVHDDLPAMDDDRFRRGKPTCHIAFDEATAILAGDALQSFAFELLAKDPSLTSGQKVAQIYQLATAAGASGMCLGQSLDLQAENKSVSLAELEHIHRNKTGALIVASVLMGFNLSDYAQHIEIKNNLEQYARAIGLAFQVQDDILDVIGQSDKIGKTVGSDEALNKSTYPRLLGLDGAKQKANDLYQTALNALEQLPFDSQILRELAEFIVKREA; encoded by the coding sequence ATGGTAAAATTTTCGCAGGAACTGACCGCTTGTCAGGCTCGGGTTAATCACTTTTTAGAACAGCAACTACATAATTACGAACAGGCGGGATCACCCTTAGTCGAAGCGATGGCGTATGCCGTATTATTAGGCGGTAAACGAGTTCGCCCGTTTTTGATTTACGCGACAGGGAAAATGCTGGGTGTGCCACTAGACAAACTTGATCACTCCGCTGCTGCAATGGAAGCCATTCATGCGTATTCGTTAGTACACGACGATTTGCCTGCAATGGACGATGATAGATTTCGCCGTGGCAAACCAACTTGTCATATTGCGTTTGATGAAGCTACGGCAATTTTAGCGGGCGATGCGTTGCAAAGTTTTGCGTTTGAGCTATTAGCGAAAGATCCCAGCCTCACAAGCGGTCAAAAAGTTGCACAAATTTACCAACTGGCGACTGCTGCGGGAGCAAGTGGAATGTGCTTAGGGCAGAGTTTGGATTTACAAGCGGAAAATAAAAGTGTCAGTCTTGCGGAGCTAGAACACATTCACCGCAATAAAACGGGAGCGTTGATTGTGGCTTCAGTGTTGATGGGATTTAACTTATCTGATTACGCACAACATATTGAAATTAAAAATAATTTAGAACAATACGCCCGAGCGATTGGATTAGCCTTCCAAGTACAAGATGACATTTTAGATGTGATTGGGCAGAGCGATAAAATTGGCAAAACCGTTGGTTCAGACGAAGCATTGAATAAAAGCACCTACCCGAGATTACTCGGTTTAGATGGAGCCAAGCAGAAAGCCAATGATTTATACCAAACCGCACTGAATGCGTTAGAACAATTGCCGTTTGATTCACAAATTCTGCGAGAGCTGGCAGAATTTATTGTGAAACGTGAGGCCTAA
- a CDS encoding MOSC domain-containing protein encodes MQVTELNLFPIKSTRAYKVAQAFVQPQGLNFDREFMITEPDGTFITARKEQMLYRLSAFPISTGIVIRDDQGEQAVALYQDFAKCDSSEVWGTYFPSWIAGETVNQWLSEKLGRPVQLRWLGEKSQRTVANFGDHPLSFADSNPLLLVSEKSLEQVQKWSPVPISMEQFRGNIVIDGNVAFEEEQWRKIQIGEVKFTFSQCCTRCILITRDVQTLELDPKAEPFRTLKQQHTNEKGKPIFGIHLVPENSGVIRVGDFISILE; translated from the coding sequence ATGCAAGTTACTGAACTAAATTTGTTTCCGATAAAATCGACCCGAGCATACAAAGTTGCACAGGCGTTTGTGCAACCTCAGGGATTGAATTTCGATCGGGAATTTATGATTACGGAGCCTGATGGCACCTTTATCACCGCCCGCAAGGAGCAGATGCTCTATCGTTTGTCAGCATTTCCGATTTCGACGGGAATTGTGATCCGCGACGATCAGGGCGAACAAGCGGTCGCTTTATACCAAGATTTTGCAAAATGTGACTCCAGCGAAGTATGGGGAACCTATTTCCCATCTTGGATCGCAGGTGAAACCGTCAATCAATGGCTGAGCGAAAAATTGGGTCGCCCTGTGCAGTTGCGTTGGTTGGGTGAAAAAAGCCAACGCACTGTTGCCAACTTTGGCGATCATCCGCTAAGTTTTGCCGATAGTAATCCGCTGTTACTGGTTTCAGAAAAATCCTTGGAGCAGGTGCAAAAATGGTCGCCTGTGCCAATTTCGATGGAACAATTTCGTGGCAATATTGTCATAGACGGCAACGTGGCGTTTGAAGAAGAACAGTGGCGAAAAATTCAAATTGGTGAAGTCAAATTCACCTTCTCGCAATGCTGTACTCGCTGTATTCTGATTACCCGTGATGTACAAACCCTTGAACTCGACCCCAAAGCGGAACCGTTTCGCACGCTCAAACAACAACATACCAATGAAAAAGGCAAACCCATTTTTGGTATTCATTTGGTGCCTGAAAATAGCGGGGTGATCCGTGTGGGAGATTTTATTTCCATTTTAGAATAA
- the uvrB gene encoding excinuclease ABC subunit UvrB, whose amino-acid sequence MSKQGKPFILHSPFKPAGDQPAAIAKLVEGLNDGLAHQTLLGVTGSGKTFTIANVIATLNRPAMLLAPNKTLAAQLYAEMKAFFPENAVEYFVSYYDYYQPEAYVPASDTFIEKDASINEQIEQMRLSATKSFLERRDTIVVASVSAIYGLGDVDAYMQMMLHLQVGAIIDQRTILSRLAELQYTRNDQAFQRSTFRVRGEVIDIFPAESDEVALRVELFDDEIENLSLFDPLTGHSLGKVPRYTIYPKTHYVTPRERILEAIEQIKEELAERRTYFIQEHKLLEEQRLAQRTQFDIEMMNELGYCSGIENYSRYLSGRKAGDPPPTLFDYMPSDGLLIIDESHVTVPQIGGMYRGDRARKETLVQYGFRLPSALDNRPLRFEEFERLSPQTIYVSATPGPYELEKNPDVIDQVVRPTGLLDPIIEVRPVATQVDDLLSEIHKRVEVNERVLVTTLTKKMAEDLTDYLDEHGVRVRYLHSDIDTVERVEIIHDLRMGMFDVLVGINLLREGLDMPEVSLVAILDADKEGFLRSERSLIQTIGRAARNLNGKAILYGDRITHSMQKAITETERRREKQMEHNRLHGITPQALNKKVGELLDIGQSDKPKRSKQAVRSADHFANDYKPKSRKELEKELKVLEQQMKEFAQNLEFEKAAAVRDKLQTLKVMLLEI is encoded by the coding sequence ATGAGTAAGCAAGGCAAACCTTTTATTCTTCATTCCCCATTTAAACCCGCTGGCGATCAGCCCGCAGCCATTGCCAAATTGGTCGAAGGGCTAAACGATGGCTTGGCACATCAAACGTTGCTTGGGGTAACGGGTTCGGGAAAAACATTTACTATCGCCAATGTCATCGCCACTCTCAACCGCCCTGCGATGTTACTCGCGCCGAATAAAACCCTTGCGGCTCAGCTTTATGCAGAGATGAAAGCGTTCTTCCCCGAAAATGCGGTGGAATATTTCGTTTCCTACTACGACTACTATCAGCCCGAAGCCTATGTGCCAGCCAGCGATACTTTTATCGAAAAAGATGCGTCCATCAATGAGCAAATCGAGCAGATGCGGCTTTCCGCCACGAAGTCTTTTCTAGAACGACGTGATACCATTGTGGTTGCTTCTGTTTCTGCTATTTATGGCTTGGGCGATGTTGATGCTTATATGCAGATGATGTTGCATTTGCAAGTCGGGGCGATTATCGACCAACGTACCATTCTCTCTCGCCTTGCCGAACTGCAATACACTCGCAACGACCAAGCCTTTCAGCGTTCTACTTTCCGAGTGCGTGGCGAAGTGATTGATATTTTCCCTGCGGAATCTGATGAAGTGGCGTTACGAGTGGAATTGTTTGATGATGAAATCGAAAATTTATCGCTATTTGACCCGCTGACAGGGCATAGTCTCGGCAAAGTGCCACGCTACACCATTTACCCGAAAACCCACTACGTGACTCCAAGAGAACGGATTTTGGAGGCGATAGAGCAAATTAAAGAAGAGCTTGCCGAACGCCGAACTTACTTTATTCAAGAACATAAATTGTTGGAAGAACAACGCCTTGCACAACGTACCCAATTTGATATTGAAATGATGAATGAGCTTGGTTACTGCTCGGGGATTGAAAACTACTCACGCTATCTGTCAGGCAGAAAAGCAGGCGATCCGCCACCGACCTTGTTCGACTATATGCCAAGCGACGGCTTGCTGATTATCGACGAAAGCCATGTTACCGTGCCGCAAATTGGCGGAATGTATCGAGGCGACCGAGCGAGAAAAGAAACCTTGGTGCAATACGGCTTTCGCTTACCGTCTGCATTGGATAATCGTCCACTACGTTTTGAGGAGTTTGAACGCCTTTCACCACAGACGATCTACGTTTCTGCTACGCCCGGACCTTACGAATTAGAGAAAAACCCTGATGTGATTGACCAAGTCGTGCGACCAACGGGGTTGCTTGATCCGATTATCGAAGTTCGCCCTGTGGCGACGCAAGTCGATGATTTACTGTCGGAAATTCACAAGCGGGTAGAAGTGAACGAGCGGGTTCTGGTTACTACGCTCACCAAAAAAATGGCAGAAGATTTGACTGATTATTTGGACGAACACGGCGTGCGGGTGCGTTATTTGCATAGCGATATTGACACCGTCGAGCGGGTCGAAATTATCCACGATTTACGAATGGGAATGTTTGACGTACTGGTTGGGATCAACCTATTGCGTGAAGGTTTGGATATGCCTGAAGTATCACTTGTGGCAATTTTAGATGCCGATAAAGAAGGCTTTCTACGTTCTGAACGCTCGCTGATCCAAACCATCGGACGTGCTGCCCGAAATCTCAACGGCAAAGCCATTCTCTACGGCGACCGCATTACTCACTCAATGCAAAAAGCGATCACGGAAACCGAACGCCGTCGTGAAAAACAGATGGAACATAACCGCTTACACGGCATCACCCCGCAAGCGTTAAACAAAAAAGTCGGCGAATTACTCGACATCGGTCAATCCGACAAACCGAAACGCAGCAAACAAGCGGTTAGATCCGCCGATCATTTTGCAAATGACTATAAACCAAAATCCCGCAAGGAATTAGAGAAAGAGCTCAAAGTTCTAGAGCAACAAATGAAAGAATTTGCTCAGAATTTAGAGTTTGAAAAAGCGGCAGCGGTAAGGGATAAATTGCAAACTTTGAAAGTGATGTTGTTGGAAATATAG
- a CDS encoding LTA synthase family protein — MQQQARAVLFPVLFFVVLNLIIFSLSRLGLSLWHADRIAAVDGWLPLFLQGIRIDIVSVCYLFGVPALFSVLLYHHNVLGHIWKTILRVWLTVSSVFIIFVEMATPAFIDTYDFRPNRLFIEYLLYPKEVSTMLVNGHLTAVILSLVTTILATVIYWKLSGWATQNLRSPSWKWRPVMALVIIAISFIGARSTFQHRGINPAMVAFSGDPLINSLVLNSGYSVLYAAQQLKDEDKSSEQYGKMAVDEMLQIVKQSRGRDVNDYISAQYPTLSRNQATYQGKPKNIVILLMESQGAQFIGTLGGRPISPEFDKLAMQGWLFENLYATGTRSVRGIEAVTAGFTPTPARATVKLTKSQNGFFTIADLLGRNGYKTSFIYGGEKHFDNMASYFYGNGFQTIIDEKDYKNPKFQGTWGMSDEDLFDKANDTFTELAKGNQPFFSLVFTSSHHDPFEFPDGKIELFDKDKQTRNNAAKYADYALGYFFKLAQHSNYWKDTIFLVIADHDSRVAGAELVPINHFHIPALILGDGIEPKRDSRLVSQIDMPTTLLSLAGISGDYPMIGYDLTQNDDPNRAFMQYDQTQAMMKGSDVIILQPNNAPQGYEYDKLSRKLTPKEQPEAMKKEALAHALLGSYLYKNQLYKLPKDKP; from the coding sequence ATGCAACAACAAGCCCGCGCTGTGTTATTCCCCGTGCTGTTTTTCGTGGTGCTTAATCTCATTATCTTTAGCCTTTCTCGGCTTGGACTTTCCCTATGGCACGCGGATCGCATTGCGGCTGTTGATGGCTGGTTACCCCTCTTTTTGCAAGGTATTCGGATCGATATTGTTTCCGTTTGCTATCTGTTTGGTGTGCCTGCCCTGTTTAGTGTATTGCTTTATCATCACAATGTGTTAGGCCACATTTGGAAAACGATTTTACGTGTATGGCTCACCGTCAGCAGCGTGTTCATTATCTTTGTGGAAATGGCAACACCAGCCTTTATTGACACCTACGATTTCCGTCCAAACCGCTTATTTATTGAATATTTGCTTTACCCGAAAGAAGTCTCTACGATGCTAGTAAACGGGCATTTAACCGCTGTCATTTTGAGTTTAGTGACCACCATTTTAGCTACTGTGATTTATTGGAAACTCTCTGGCTGGGCAACGCAAAATCTGCGTTCACCAAGTTGGAAATGGCGACCGGTGATGGCGTTGGTGATTATTGCCATTTCCTTTATTGGTGCTCGTTCCACTTTCCAACATCGTGGAATTAACCCTGCTATGGTGGCATTTTCGGGCGATCCGTTAATTAATTCACTGGTACTCAATTCAGGCTATTCGGTGCTTTATGCTGCTCAGCAATTAAAAGATGAAGATAAGTCTTCTGAACAGTATGGCAAAATGGCGGTGGACGAAATGTTACAAATCGTTAAACAGAGCCGTGGACGTGATGTAAATGACTATATTTCAGCACAATATCCAACCTTAAGCCGCAACCAAGCCACTTATCAAGGCAAACCCAAAAATATCGTGATTTTGCTGATGGAAAGCCAAGGTGCACAGTTTATTGGCACGTTAGGTGGGCGCCCAATCAGCCCTGAATTTGATAAACTCGCCATGCAAGGCTGGTTATTTGAAAATCTCTACGCCACAGGAACCCGATCAGTGCGTGGCATTGAAGCCGTAACGGCAGGTTTCACACCGACACCTGCTCGTGCCACCGTGAAACTGACCAAAAGCCAAAATGGTTTCTTCACTATTGCCGATTTACTCGGTCGCAATGGCTATAAAACGTCCTTTATTTATGGTGGTGAAAAGCATTTCGATAATATGGCAAGCTACTTCTACGGCAACGGTTTCCAAACCATTATTGATGAAAAAGATTACAAAAATCCAAAATTCCAAGGTACTTGGGGAATGAGTGATGAAGATCTGTTTGATAAAGCCAATGACACATTCACCGAACTTGCCAAAGGCAATCAGCCATTCTTTAGTTTAGTTTTCACATCAAGCCACCACGATCCGTTTGAGTTCCCCGACGGCAAAATTGAGCTCTTTGATAAAGACAAACAGACCCGCAATAATGCCGCCAAATATGCAGACTATGCATTAGGGTATTTCTTTAAATTAGCACAACATTCAAATTACTGGAAAGATACTATTTTTCTTGTGATTGCGGACCACGATTCCCGTGTGGCAGGGGCGGAATTAGTGCCGATCAACCATTTCCATATTCCTGCGTTAATTTTGGGTGATGGCATTGAACCAAAGCGTGACTCTCGTTTAGTGAGCCAAATTGATATGCCAACCACACTCCTTTCTCTGGCGGGCATCAGCGGCGATTATCCAATGATCGGTTATGACCTAACGCAAAATGACGATCCCAATCGTGCCTTTATGCAATACGACCAAACGCAAGCGATGATGAAAGGTTCAGATGTGATTATCTTACAACCTAACAATGCTCCACAAGGTTATGAGTATGACAAACTATCTCGCAAACTCACTCCCAAAGAGCAGCCTGAGGCGATGAAAAAAGAGGCACTTGCCCATGCCTTATTGGGCAGTTATTTGTATAAAAATCAATTATATAAATTACCTAAAGACAAACCATGA
- the mnmC gene encoding bifunctional tRNA (5-methylaminomethyl-2-thiouridine)(34)-methyltransferase MnmD/FAD-dependent 5-carboxymethylaminomethyl-2-thiouridine(34) oxidoreductase MnmC, with product MNKLTFATLSFNAQQTPISEQFDDIYFSTQDGLAESYYVFQDGNQLWQKWQNHTRSHFVIAETGFGTGLNFLAVVERFQQFRSEFPHLPLKRLYFISFEKFPLQAEQFALVHETFPQFAKLSQKLTACWQPRQVGCQRYHFDDVYLDIWFGEMAENLIQLGDSDNSSVDAWFLDGFSPDKNPEMWNAHLYRQMFRLTRNGGSFATFTAASEVRRGLQAVGFEVKKRKGFGKKREMLWGEKPFDALPNDIRFPYFYQQNQTNNEDVAIVGGGVASLFLAWSLLKKGKKVTLYCKDAQLAENTSGNLQGVIYPQLSDDDQRNVRFYVHSFDYALHRLGQLSQAVTFQHNFAGVALYAYNDKTAQKLQKMAEQGWDEHLFKRCSATDLSEKIGLSVVNGGAFISQGGWLSPVELVRNGFAYLQALGLKIVLNHRVDMPEFHRGKWQWTHQDENFAHDVLVLANGHTLTDFPQADGIPLYPVRGQVSQVPTNDQLRQLKCVVCFDGYITPMSASESHCIGASHVRDNAETSFSLAEHQQNIAKLQQNLTACRWTEQIDSSQNQAKVGIRAALRDRVPMVGATPNFTRQKAQFANLYNQLRRREPIEQAECYPNCYLIAGLGSRGLTTAPLLAELLASQICGEPMPLSEDIRHALSTNRTWIRNLLRGRKVT from the coding sequence ATGAACAAACTCACTTTTGCAACACTGTCTTTCAATGCTCAACAGACACCCATTTCCGAGCAATTTGACGATATCTATTTTTCCACCCAAGATGGTCTTGCTGAAAGCTACTATGTTTTCCAAGACGGCAACCAGCTTTGGCAAAAATGGCAAAACCATACTCGATCGCATTTTGTGATTGCGGAAACGGGCTTTGGCACGGGGCTGAATTTCTTGGCGGTCGTTGAGCGTTTTCAGCAATTCCGATCGGAATTTCCCCATTTACCACTGAAACGGCTCTATTTTATTTCCTTTGAAAAATTTCCACTGCAGGCAGAACAGTTCGCGCTGGTTCATGAAACGTTTCCGCAATTTGCAAAACTGTCGCAGAAACTGACCGCTTGTTGGCAGCCTCGCCAAGTCGGCTGTCAGCGTTACCATTTTGATGATGTCTATTTAGATATTTGGTTCGGTGAAATGGCGGAGAATCTTATTCAGCTTGGGGATAGTGACAATAGCTCAGTCGATGCGTGGTTTTTGGATGGCTTTTCACCCGATAAAAATCCAGAAATGTGGAATGCACATCTTTATCGGCAGATGTTTCGCCTTACTCGCAATGGTGGATCTTTTGCGACGTTTACCGCCGCAAGTGAGGTGCGGAGAGGTTTACAAGCAGTCGGTTTTGAGGTGAAAAAACGCAAAGGCTTTGGCAAAAAACGAGAAATGTTATGGGGCGAAAAACCGTTTGATGCGTTGCCGAACGATATTCGCTTTCCTTATTTTTATCAGCAGAATCAAACAAATAATGAGGATGTGGCGATTGTTGGTGGTGGTGTGGCAAGTCTGTTTTTGGCATGGTCACTGTTGAAAAAGGGTAAAAAAGTCACCCTTTATTGTAAAGATGCACAGCTGGCGGAAAATACATCGGGCAATTTGCAGGGGGTGATTTATCCGCAGTTGAGCGACGATGATCAACGCAATGTGCGGTTTTATGTGCATAGCTTTGATTATGCCTTGCACCGCCTAGGGCAGCTGTCACAAGCGGTTACTTTCCAGCACAATTTTGCAGGTGTGGCACTTTACGCTTACAACGACAAAACGGCTCAAAAATTGCAGAAAATGGCAGAACAGGGCTGGGACGAACACCTCTTTAAGCGTTGTTCAGCAACGGATCTGAGTGAAAAAATCGGCTTATCTGTGGTGAATGGCGGGGCATTTATCTCGCAAGGCGGTTGGCTTTCACCTGTGGAGTTAGTTCGCAATGGCTTTGCTTATTTGCAAGCACTGGGGCTGAAAATTGTGCTCAATCATCGGGTTGATATGCCTGAATTTCACCGCGGCAAATGGCAATGGACACATCAGGACGAAAATTTTGCTCACGATGTGTTGGTACTGGCAAATGGACATACTTTAACGGATTTTCCGCAGGCAGACGGTATTCCCCTTTACCCTGTACGGGGACAAGTCAGCCAAGTGCCGACCAACGATCAGCTTCGCCAGCTAAAATGTGTAGTCTGTTTTGATGGCTATATTACACCGATGTCCGCATCGGAAAGCCACTGTATCGGGGCGAGCCATGTGCGTGACAATGCTGAAACGTCATTCAGTTTGGCGGAACATCAGCAAAATATTGCAAAACTTCAGCAGAATCTGACCGCTTGTCGCTGGACAGAGCAGATCGATAGCTCACAAAACCAAGCCAAAGTGGGCATTCGGGCGGCGTTGCGAGATCGGGTGCCAATGGTGGGAGCGACGCCGAATTTTACTCGGCAAAAAGCACAATTCGCTAATCTTTACAACCAACTTCGTCGTAGAGAGCCTATTGAGCAAGCAGAATGCTATCCGAATTGTTATTTGATTGCAGGGCTTGGCTCCCGAGGCTTAACTACCGCACCGCTATTGGCGGAGTTGCTTGCTAGCCAAATTTGCGGCGAACCTATGCCGTTGAGCGAAGACATTCGCCATGCATTAAGTACCAACCGCACTTGGATACGGAATTTGTTACGAGGTCGAAAAGTGACATAA
- the purR gene encoding HTH-type transcriptional repressor PurR translates to MATIKDVAKLAGVSTTTVSHVINKTRFVAEDTAKAVWKAVSELNYSPSAVARSLKVNTTKSIGMIITTSEAPYFAEIVLAVEEYCYQNGYSLFLCNTQNNPEKIQNHLDMLVKKRVDGILVMCSEYAENSFELFNATNVPMVVMDWGPNDNKSDRILDHGVEGGYLATRHLIDNGHRDIAIITGDLFKTISKARFDGYVKAMTEAGLLIRDEWILENDFEPEAGFESMNQLLKQDKLPTAVVCSCDTVALGAISAITEKGLSVPQDISVIGYDNIHNSRFYAPPLTTIHQSKARVGRMALDILFERINSGEQPHTPTTLEFYPELVIRQSVRNLTQA, encoded by the coding sequence ATGGCTACGATTAAAGATGTTGCCAAACTAGCGGGTGTTTCAACAACAACGGTTTCCCACGTGATCAACAAAACCCGCTTTGTTGCAGAAGACACCGCAAAAGCCGTATGGAAGGCGGTCTCTGAGCTAAACTATTCGCCAAGTGCCGTAGCACGCAGTTTAAAAGTAAATACCACCAAATCCATTGGTATGATCATCACCACTAGTGAAGCTCCCTATTTTGCGGAAATTGTGTTAGCGGTTGAAGAATATTGCTACCAAAATGGCTATTCGTTGTTTTTATGTAACACCCAAAATAATCCTGAGAAAATTCAAAACCATCTCGATATGTTGGTGAAAAAACGGGTGGATGGCATTTTGGTGATGTGCTCTGAATATGCGGAAAACTCTTTCGAGCTATTTAATGCAACCAATGTACCTATGGTAGTAATGGATTGGGGCCCAAACGATAATAAAAGCGACCGTATTCTTGATCATGGGGTCGAAGGCGGTTATCTCGCTACTCGCCATTTAATCGACAATGGACATCGGGATATTGCGATTATTACTGGTGATCTGTTTAAAACCATTTCCAAAGCCCGTTTTGATGGCTATGTGAAAGCCATGACGGAAGCGGGATTGCTAATTCGTGATGAATGGATTTTAGAAAATGACTTCGAGCCAGAAGCCGGCTTTGAGAGCATGAATCAACTTCTCAAGCAAGATAAATTGCCAACAGCAGTAGTCTGCTCTTGCGATACCGTAGCACTTGGAGCGATTTCAGCGATTACTGAAAAAGGATTATCAGTGCCGCAAGATATTTCGGTGATCGGCTACGATAATATCCACAACTCTCGTTTTTACGCCCCGCCTTTAACGACTATTCACCAGTCAAAAGCACGCGTTGGACGAATGGCGCTGGATATTTTATTTGAACGAATTAATAGTGGTGAACAACCACATACCCCAACCACGTTGGAGTTCTATCCTGAACTCGTTATTAGACAGTCTGTACGAAATTTGACACAGGCATAA
- the xseB gene encoding exodeoxyribonuclease VII small subunit, producing MAKKPTDFETTLKELEDIVGRLEAGDLPLEDALNEFETAIKLVQQGQDRLQKAEQRIQILLQKNEQAPLADYE from the coding sequence ATGGCAAAGAAACCAACAGATTTTGAAACCACGTTAAAAGAACTAGAAGACATTGTTGGGCGTTTGGAAGCGGGCGATTTACCGTTAGAAGATGCCTTAAACGAATTTGAAACCGCAATTAAATTGGTGCAACAGGGGCAAGATCGTCTGCAAAAAGCCGAGCAACGCATTCAAATTTTATTACAGAAAAACGAGCAAGCTCCCCTTGCCGATTACGAATAA
- the ahr gene encoding NADPH-dependent aldehyde reductase Ahr: MEKDMLNTIHTYAAMNAGESLVRYDYQAGELCADDVEIKVHYCGICHSDLSMINNDWGISQYPLVAGHEIVGEIIALGTAVKGLQIGQMVGVGWTGQSCQSCDHCIDGKSQLCKEALPTVLKMGGFADKVRTQWQWVIPLPSHLDFAKAGPLLCGGITVFQPLLQHNINAMHKVGVIGIGGLGHLALQFLKQWGCEVVAFSSNPAKYDEIYALGADRILDSTNEQALKVERQSLDLIISTVNVSLNWNAYMSLLKPEGKLHLVGAVLDPLNMHSFSLIDGNKTVAGSTTGSPAQLRKMIDFSARKQILPRVEMFPMSQINQAIQHLKEGKARYRIVLKNDF; the protein is encoded by the coding sequence ATGGAGAAAGACATGTTGAATACCATCCACACCTATGCTGCCATGAATGCGGGTGAATCCCTTGTTCGTTATGATTATCAGGCAGGCGAATTGTGTGCCGATGATGTTGAAATCAAAGTGCATTATTGTGGCATTTGCCATTCAGATCTGTCGATGATCAACAACGATTGGGGCATTAGCCAATACCCATTGGTTGCAGGACATGAAATTGTTGGTGAAATTATCGCTTTAGGTACGGCAGTTAAAGGTTTGCAAATCGGGCAAATGGTCGGCGTAGGTTGGACTGGGCAGTCTTGCCAATCTTGTGATCACTGCATTGACGGCAAAAGCCAGCTATGTAAGGAAGCTTTACCAACGGTGTTAAAAATGGGTGGTTTCGCTGATAAAGTTCGCACGCAATGGCAATGGGTGATCCCGCTGCCGAGTCATTTAGATTTTGCGAAAGCCGGTCCGCTGTTATGTGGTGGTATTACCGTTTTCCAACCACTTTTGCAACATAACATCAACGCAATGCATAAAGTCGGCGTGATTGGCATTGGTGGCTTAGGGCATCTGGCATTGCAGTTTTTAAAACAATGGGGCTGCGAAGTGGTAGCGTTCAGTTCAAATCCTGCAAAATATGATGAGATTTATGCACTAGGGGCAGATCGCATTTTAGATTCTACCAATGAACAAGCCTTGAAAGTCGAACGGCAAAGTTTGGATTTGATTATCTCAACGGTGAACGTATCGCTAAATTGGAATGCTTATATGAGTTTGCTCAAACCTGAAGGCAAACTGCATCTCGTAGGTGCTGTGCTTGACCCACTGAATATGCATTCTTTTTCCTTGATCGATGGCAATAAAACGGTGGCAGGATCAACCACAGGATCCCCTGCACAACTCCGCAAAATGATCGACTTTTCGGCCCGTAAACAAATTTTGCCGAGGGTTGAAATGTTCCCAATGTCGCAAATCAACCAAGCCATTCAGCATTTAAAAGAGGGCAAAGCCCGCTATCGCATTGTCTTGAAGAATGACTTTTAG
- a CDS encoding DedA family protein, with product MEYLIEFFSSYGYWAVFFVLLICGFGVPIPEDITLVSGGVISGLGYTNVHWMLVVSMIGVLVGDSTMYWLGRIYGEKILNFPLIRKIATPERFQTVQERFEKQGWKLLFVARFLPGLRAVVYLVSGITRRVTYTRFVLVDFFAAIISVPIWVYLGDFGAKNLDWLKEQIHKGQLAIWIILVVGGLFIFWKWKKNRKAKQAI from the coding sequence ATGGAATATTTAATTGAATTTTTTAGTAGCTACGGTTACTGGGCCGTTTTTTTTGTACTACTTATTTGTGGTTTTGGCGTACCAATTCCAGAAGATATTACCCTTGTTTCAGGCGGGGTTATTTCAGGGTTAGGCTACACCAATGTGCATTGGATGTTAGTCGTGAGTATGATTGGCGTACTCGTCGGTGATAGCACTATGTATTGGCTTGGTCGCATTTATGGCGAAAAAATTCTCAATTTCCCACTTATTCGAAAGATCGCCACCCCAGAACGGTTCCAAACCGTGCAAGAACGTTTCGAAAAACAAGGCTGGAAATTACTTTTCGTTGCCCGTTTCTTACCTGGACTTCGTGCCGTGGTATATTTAGTATCAGGCATTACACGTCGTGTCACTTACACCCGCTTCGTACTAGTTGATTTCTTTGCCGCCATTATTTCTGTGCCGATTTGGGTTTATTTAGGCGATTTTGGTGCTAAAAATTTAGATTGGTTAAAAGAACAAATTCATAAAGGGCAATTAGCGATTTGGATTATTTTAGTCGTTGGCGGTCTATTTATTTTCTGGAAATGGAAGAAAAACCGCAAAGCTAAACAAGCAATATAA